From a single Haladaptatus cibarius D43 genomic region:
- the ilvA gene encoding threonine ammonia-lyase, with protein sequence MSVSLSDIQEARDRISDKAVVRETPIETSRSLEEETGAEIRFKMEHLQKTGSFKTRGAYNKLKRITDSGCEATETIAASAGNHAQGVAFAATKTGLSSTIVMPKNAPQAKIDATADYGADVKLHGHDFQEAMDHAQSIADDDAIFVHAYDDEDIVAGQGTVGLEILEQVPEVDTVIVPVGGGGLIGGIATAVGELSPKTRIVGVQAHGAATVPESLQKGEPCAIDEVRTIADGIATGGISRLTYELIDEYVDEIVTVSETEIAGSLLFLLERTKQMVEGAGATTVAAVRSEKLDVRGETVVPLLSGGNLSMTDLQTVLTHGLTYRGQLIRLRVHIVDEPGKMNQISEMIANHGANIRDVRHERSVNDLNVGEAYLHFRITTSGTAHSDRIVDSIRSLGYSVTRVS encoded by the coding sequence ATGAGTGTATCATTATCTGACATTCAAGAAGCCCGTGATCGAATTAGTGACAAAGCCGTCGTTCGGGAAACTCCAATCGAGACGAGTCGCTCATTAGAAGAAGAGACCGGTGCTGAAATTCGGTTCAAGATGGAACACCTACAAAAAACTGGCTCATTCAAGACGAGGGGTGCATACAACAAGCTCAAACGAATTACCGACTCCGGCTGTGAAGCGACGGAAACAATAGCGGCAAGTGCTGGCAATCACGCCCAAGGTGTTGCATTCGCAGCAACGAAGACGGGGCTTAGTTCGACGATTGTGATGCCAAAGAATGCACCACAAGCTAAAATAGATGCAACTGCAGATTATGGTGCTGATGTCAAACTCCATGGACACGACTTTCAGGAGGCGATGGATCATGCACAATCGATTGCGGACGATGACGCCATCTTCGTACATGCCTACGATGATGAAGACATTGTCGCAGGACAGGGTACTGTTGGCTTGGAAATCCTAGAACAAGTCCCCGAGGTAGACACGGTAATCGTCCCAGTAGGTGGGGGCGGACTGATCGGTGGTATCGCCACAGCAGTTGGTGAACTTTCCCCCAAAACGCGAATTGTCGGTGTGCAAGCGCACGGTGCAGCCACAGTACCAGAAAGCCTGCAGAAGGGGGAACCGTGTGCTATTGATGAAGTTCGAACGATAGCTGACGGAATCGCTACCGGCGGCATTTCACGTCTTACTTACGAACTCATCGATGAATATGTCGATGAGATCGTTACTGTTTCCGAGACAGAGATAGCTGGAAGTCTTCTCTTCTTACTCGAAAGAACGAAGCAGATGGTTGAGGGGGCGGGTGCGACGACTGTTGCAGCAGTTCGTAGTGAAAAACTTGATGTACGTGGTGAAACCGTGGTTCCACTACTTTCTGGCGGCAATTTGAGTATGACTGACCTTCAAACAGTTCTGACCCACGGACTCACCTATCGAGGTCAGCTCATTCGCCTGAGAGTGCATATTGTCGATGAACCTGGAAAAATGAATCAAATATCGGAGATGATCGCCAATCACGGTGCGAACATCCGGGATGTTCGCCATGAGCGCTCGGTTAATGACCTCAATGTTGGAGAAGCGTATCTGCACTTTCGAATAACAACAAGTGGGACTGCCCACTCTGATCGGATTGTAGATTCAATACGTAGTTTGGGCTATTCGGTCACTCGTGTTAGCTAA